The genomic stretch TATTTTGATCCACTTCAGTTGACTCAACTTGAAGAAAGCAACAAAAAAGAAGCCCGAAACCGCCTTCACAATCTCAGAACCGCACAAAGAGCGTATGTAGAAAAATATGGACATTTTGCCGGTAACATTGACGAGCTTATTAACTTTGTGAAGACTGCCGAGGCAGGGATAATTCTGGGCGGAATAAAAGGTCTCGACTCTTCACTCTTCAGTTTCAGAACCGACAATGAGGGGGTATTGAGAGCAGACAGCTTAAAATACTCAACAAAGATTCATCAGCCATTTGCAATATTACTCGATTCTGTCAGAGTAATCGATTCAGTTTTTTCAGAAAAAGGGAAATTCATCAGAGTGGATACTTCAATTACCCGGGGAACAAGATTCAAAATAGTTGATCCGTCAGGATACGGAAGTATCGGAAATCTCTATTTTGATGCACTTAAATATTCAGCATCGTGGGAATAATATGAACCGGATTCTGCTCGAGATAAAATTTGACTCAATCTCCATCAAAAATGTGAACCCGAAGGAGGAGTCAGTTGATAAAATACCTTTGAATTACTCAATTCTTGAAGGTTCATCCATCAAGAGTATCAACCCTGAAAATGCAGCGAGGCTGAAAGACGATCTCCTTTACTCGATTGGTAAAGCGAATCTGATGGATTCCACTGTTTATCTTATTTTTCCACAGGCAATGTTTCACACTTTCTCACTGCCGGCAAAACAGGGACTTTCGCGTCTTCAGCAGTACAACGAGTATAAGTTTGAAACAAAACTGATATTCCCCTATCTCACAGATGATTCCTTCTCGCTCGATGTTCAAAGGCTCGACTCCCCCGGATTCAGTTCACCTGATTATGAGTTGATTACCCTGATCGACAATTCCATTCTCACTTTTGCTGCCGAGATCAAAAACCATCTTAAGGCTCCAAAGACAAAAGTCACCATTCCATTTCTATCTCTAAGGAATTTTATAAAGAGATACTTTCCCGAAGAACAGTCATCGGTTCTGCTTCATCTCTCGGGAAGCAGCATCATCCTCTCAGCGATAAAAGGAAGGGCGATTACTTCCGTTTACTCCACAAATTTCATTGATGTCCCATCGGTACCTGATATCATCGATTCCTTTTTGCTGAATAATTCTGCCGGAAGGATCGATAAAGACACCCTTCATGCAGTCTATTTCAGCCTGGAGGATTATATGATAGGCTTGACTTCCCTCGTGGAAAAGTGGATGAATGTAAAAACGAAGGACAGCTTCTCCGGTTTTCCGCTTGGCAAAGTAAGCAAGATTCCTCCCGACCTCATGCAAGAGATCAGAAATGAGGCTTAGAATCATCTCGGGTGAATTTGGAGGAAGATTCATAAAAACCCCCGACTCCAAATACACAAGACCCACAACAGACAAAGTAAAACAGTCGGTTTTTAACTATTTAGCCAATTTTTACGATTTTGACGGAGCAATTGTCGCCGATATTTACTCAGGCTCGGGATCACTTGGATTTGAAATGCTAAGCCGTGGAGCCAAAGAGGTTCATTTTGTAGAAAAAAATTACCCGGTCGTAAAGGTTCTTTCCGAAAATATCGCTTCTCTCGGGGTGGAAAAATCGACCAGCATCCATAAGATGAGTGCCGTTTCTTTCACTGCATCCACAGCGTTAAAGTTTGATGTTATCATTGCTGACCCGCCGTTCTATGAATTTGACATCCATCAGGTGGTAAAGAATATTATGAAACGGGGACTGGTAAATGAAGGAGGGCTGTTTCTTCTTGAAAGATCGATTCAGACTCTCGAAAAAGATACTGCAGAATTCGGCATTGAGCCGTTTAGACGAATTGGAGATACCTGTCTCTTCAGTTTTGAATAGAAAAGACTGATAACCGGATTTAACTGATTAAATTGAATTCAACCAGTTATTAATAATTTGTTGCCCCTCAACAGTTTCGATCGAATCAGGATGAAACTGCACACCCTCAACCGGTAATGTTTTATGCCTCAAACCCATAATTTCACCATCGGCTGTCCTGGAAGAAACAGCAAGCACTGATTTTTCTTCAGGTTCAGATACTGCAAGCGAATGGTAACGCATGCCTTTAAATTTTGCCGGAATTCCTTTGTATACTCCCTCACCATCGTGATTGATATAAAAAGCCTTTCCATGACATAATTCCCTCGCGGGTACCACTTTCAAACCGAACGACTCCCCTATCGCCTGATGCCCGAGACATACCCCGAGAACCGGCAGCACACCTTTACATTTTGAAAGTATTTGCAAAAGAGAACCGGCATTACGGGGTGAACCGGGTCCCGGAGAAAGAACAACCCCTTTATAATCAGTAAGTTCAATCTTTTCCCAGTCCCGGTCATCGTTCTCTACCACGGTCACTTTTGCATTTCCCTGCCTTAGAAGTGCAATAAGATTCCATGTAAATGAATCGTAATTGTCGACAACAAGTACTTTTTTACTTGAAAGGCTCATTCAGATACTGTTTGGCTTGTTTATGTGAGCCGTTATATTCGTTCAATTTCAAAATTTCATTGTAGCATTTTATTGCTTCTTCCCGTTCTCCCATCTTGTCATGCATCATACCTTCATACAGGAGAGCATTGACGAAGTAACCGGAAGCCTCTTTTTTCTCTATCTTTCGTGAAAGCTCGACAGACTCTTTGAAGTAAATCTTCGAAGAATCCCACTGGCTGATTGCTTTGTAGTAAAATCCCAGATAGTAGGTGGTTTCGCGTCTTAACTTGGTGGTGTAACCAAACTTCCCTTCCTTGCAACCGGCATACAGTTTTGTGTAAATCTCCTGGATAAGAGGATAATCACCACGCATCACCGCAGCTCTGCCTCTCCATTTCAAGAAGACAGGATTTTCAGGGAACTGGTCAGTAAGCATCTTTGCATATTTTTCTGAGGAAGGAGCATCCCTTTCAAATTCCTGGTAAAGTGTCATCAGGAAGTATTGTGCCTCATATTTTGCATATCTTCCTCTTTCGGCAACCCTCTGCAGGTCTTTTATTCCCTGTTGCTTGTCACCCGACGGAAAGAAAATCAGAAGAGGCTTTACTGCAGGGTACTCATCAGGAATAACCGAAATGTAGTAGGAATAAATGCCTGTTCCGAGGAGCACATCCGCATTTTTTGGTTGCAGTTTCAAAACCTTATTAACTATCGGAAGTGCTTCCCTGCCGTCATCTGCGGCTTTCAGCCAGCTTTCACGCAGTGCTCTGAGTCTCCCTCTGTAGCCAATGGCACCGGCTTTGAAGAAGAGGGCTTCGATATTATCGGGGTCTTTGTCTAAAATTTCCTCGCAGACGAAGATGATGTCGTCAAGTTTCTTGTAAAAAAGATCATCTTTCGATTCATCTTCGAGATCGACCAGAATCTTCCACCAGTCTATCATCGACAGGTAGAATAGTCCCGCCGGTGATTTTGGATTCTCACGCAGAAGAGACCTGAATTTGGTCTCTGCAGCGGTGAAATTGAAGGAATACACATCTTTTATCCCTTCATCTACAATACTGCTGTTGGTTTGCGGATGAATTTGTTGGGAGATCAGTATAAAAAACAGGGGTAGAATGAGATATTTTTTCATTGGTCAACTTATTTTTAATTAGTTAACGAATTATACTAACAGATTTCGAAAGAAGTTTCATAAATTTTTAGCCCTGTAAACATGCCATGCTTTAAAAGCGACAGAGCATACTTTAAAGAAAAAGGCTGCTCCAAAAGAAACAGCCTTTATCTGCATTTTCAATCGGAATATCTAAGCAAGTTTCTCGGCAAGATAACCGGAAAGTCTGGAGGCATCAACGCGAATTTGTTCCATGCTGTCTCTTTCACGAACCGTTACACTGTTATCTTCAAGAGTCTGGGTATCGACAGTGATCGCATAAGGAGTTCCAATTTCGTCCATCCTTCTGTATCTTCTTCCGATAGCTGCTTTGTCGTCATAGAATATTTTGTACCGTGATCTGAGATCAGCCTCAATTTTTTTGGCAAATTCGGGCATTCCATCTTTGTTAACCAAAGGAAGTATTGCTGCCTTGACGGGAGCAAGTCTTGGATGCAGGTGCAATACCGTTCTGATGTCACCTCCAAGGTCCTGTTCTTCGTAGGCATCAATCAAAAACGCCATGAACGACCTGCTTGCACCGGCTGAAGTCTCGATGATATACGGCAGGTATCTTTCCTTTGAATCCTCATCATAAAATCTGAGACCCTTTTTGGAATATTGTTCATGCCTGCCCAGATCAAAATCTGTACGGTTATGAATTCCTTCAATCTCTCCCCAGCCGAACGGAAACTGATACTCAATGTCGGTAGCTTCTTTTGCGTAGTGAGCAAGTTTGTTGGCAGGATGGTCATGATATCTCAAATTCTCAGGTTTCATTCCAAGACTCTTAAACCAGTTGAGTCTTAGTTCTTTCCAGTAATCGTAATATTTTTTGTCTTCGTCCGGCTTTACAAAATACTGCATTTCCATCTGCTCAAACTCACGGGTTCTGAAGAGGAAATATCTCGTATTGATCTCATTTCTGAAGGCTTTCCCGATTTGAGCAATACCGAAGGGCACTTTCTGACGGGAAGCATTCTGTACATTCAGAAAATTCACAAAGATTCCCTGTGCCGTTTCCGGTCGAAGATAGATTGCTGAGCCTGTCTCTTCCACGGACCCTAAAAAAGTCTTAAACATAAGGTTAAACTTACGGGCAGAAGTGAACGAACCCTTGTTACCGCAATTCGGACAATTTAATTCCTCAATCAATTTCGGAGCAAGTTCAGTTTCGAAAAGATCTACTATAAAATCGTTTACTTCTTCTGATTTTGTTTCAACTGACTTTAACGAATCTTCGATTTTTGACTTCAGGTCACCCTCTTTGGCGACTGCAAGTAAAGCTTCGAGAAGTTTCGACTTCTTTTTTGCTGCAATCTGATCAATAAGATAATCCACTCTGAAACGGGCTTTACATGATTTACAATCGATCATCGGGTCTGTGAAATTTTCAACATGTCCTGATGCAACCCACACTTCGGGAGACATAAGAATGGAAGCATCAAGTCCTTCAACATCTTCTCTGTATGTCATGAACTTCCACCACTCGTCTTTCAGATTACGCAGCATCTCACTTCCCAATGGGCCGTAATCATAACATCCGTTCAAACCGCCATATATTTCACTGGACTGGTAAACAAATCCTTTTCGCTTCGCCAAGGAAATTATTTTTTCCAAAACATCGCTCTTGGTCTTCATCAATTCTCGTTCTCCGGAATAATAATTTTTAAAAAATTCAATCTTTAAATATAACCATATCATTGCAGTTGATACCGATATTATTATTCGGTTTAGCCCCTTCTTTTTACTATTTTTGTAAGATTTCCTTTAATATTTTATAAAACAATGCGAAGAACCATTTGGATCTGAAACTATTCGACCTGCTCGACGATTATTATTTTCTCCTTGACATGGAAGGAAAGATTATTTCCGCAAGCAGACAGATTTACGACAGGCTTGGATATTCCCGTGATTCACTGAAAGAAATTGACTCAATACTTAGTCCTGAATCAATTCTCAAATTTGAACACTCTCTTATCAAGTGCGTCACCTCAAAGTCAAGGATTACTTTCGACTGCCGAATTAAGGATGTCGAAAGCAGGTCTTACTATGACTGCTCAGCATTGTTCAATTGTGTCGAGGGGAACAAGGTTTTTCTGCAAATAAAGGATACTA from Bacteroidota bacterium encodes the following:
- a CDS encoding type IV pilin-like G/H family protein; translated protein: MEQVKKFYRDYQSFINPGLIIILGLFLLKVAYFDPLQLTQLEESNKKEARNRLHNLRTAQRAYVEKYGHFAGNIDELINFVKTAEAGIILGGIKGLDSSLFSFRTDNEGVLRADSLKYSTKIHQPFAILLDSVRVIDSVFSEKGKFIRVDTSITRGTRFKIVDPSGYGSIGNLYFDALKYSASWE
- a CDS encoding glycine--tRNA ligase, whose protein sequence is MKTKSDVLEKIISLAKRKGFVYQSSEIYGGLNGCYDYGPLGSEMLRNLKDEWWKFMTYREDVEGLDASILMSPEVWVASGHVENFTDPMIDCKSCKARFRVDYLIDQIAAKKKSKLLEALLAVAKEGDLKSKIEDSLKSVETKSEEVNDFIVDLFETELAPKLIEELNCPNCGNKGSFTSARKFNLMFKTFLGSVEETGSAIYLRPETAQGIFVNFLNVQNASRQKVPFGIAQIGKAFRNEINTRYFLFRTREFEQMEMQYFVKPDEDKKYYDYWKELRLNWFKSLGMKPENLRYHDHPANKLAHYAKEATDIEYQFPFGWGEIEGIHNRTDFDLGRHEQYSKKGLRFYDEDSKERYLPYIIETSAGASRSFMAFLIDAYEEQDLGGDIRTVLHLHPRLAPVKAAILPLVNKDGMPEFAKKIEADLRSRYKIFYDDKAAIGRRYRRMDEIGTPYAITVDTQTLEDNSVTVRERDSMEQIRVDASRLSGYLAEKLA
- a CDS encoding aminodeoxychorismate/anthranilate synthase component II; its protein translation is MSLSSKKVLVVDNYDSFTWNLIALLRQGNAKVTVVENDDRDWEKIELTDYKGVVLSPGPGSPRNAGSLLQILSKCKGVLPVLGVCLGHQAIGESFGLKVVPARELCHGKAFYINHDGEGVYKGIPAKFKGMRYHSLAVSEPEEKSVLAVSSRTADGEIMGLRHKTLPVEGVQFHPDSIETVEGQQIINNWLNSI
- the rsmD gene encoding 16S rRNA (guanine(966)-N(2))-methyltransferase RsmD — encoded protein: MRLRIISGEFGGRFIKTPDSKYTRPTTDKVKQSVFNYLANFYDFDGAIVADIYSGSGSLGFEMLSRGAKEVHFVEKNYPVVKVLSENIASLGVEKSTSIHKMSAVSFTASTALKFDVIIADPPFYEFDIHQVVKNIMKRGLVNEGGLFLLERSIQTLEKDTAEFGIEPFRRIGDTCLFSFE